Proteins from a single region of Leptotrichia hongkongensis:
- a CDS encoding ABC transporter ATP-binding protein, which produces MNILNVNDLNVYYGGIHAIKNISFQIKKGEIVSLIGANGAGKTSTLHAISGLVPIKSGEISLSGENVTNIDAYKLVSRGMAHVPEGRRIFTELTVLENLEMGAFTRNDTDQIKKDMEHMFSLFPRLAERKKQMAGTMSGGEQQMLAMARALMSNPSLLLLDEPSMGLAPLLVQEIFNIIVRINKEENVTVLLVEQNANMALSIADRGYVLETGKIILEGTGKELLTNPEIKKAYLGG; this is translated from the coding sequence GTGAATATTTTAAATGTAAATGATTTAAATGTATATTATGGCGGAATTCACGCTATAAAAAACATTTCATTTCAGATAAAAAAAGGTGAAATCGTTTCTCTAATTGGTGCAAATGGTGCAGGAAAAACATCTACACTTCACGCTATTTCAGGGCTTGTACCAATAAAATCGGGAGAAATTTCCCTAAGTGGGGAAAATGTAACTAACATTGATGCTTACAAGCTTGTCAGCCGTGGAATGGCACATGTTCCAGAAGGACGTAGAATCTTTACAGAATTAACTGTACTGGAAAATTTGGAAATGGGAGCATTTACAAGAAATGATACAGATCAAATAAAAAAAGATATGGAGCATATGTTCTCACTGTTTCCACGACTTGCTGAACGTAAAAAACAGATGGCAGGAACAATGAGTGGAGGAGAACAGCAAATGCTAGCAATGGCAAGAGCCTTAATGTCAAATCCTTCACTATTATTGCTAGATGAGCCGTCAATGGGACTAGCACCGTTATTAGTGCAGGAAATTTTTAACATAATTGTAAGAATTAATAAAGAAGAAAACGTAACTGTGCTGTTAGTGGAACAAAATGCCAATATGGCACTATCAATTGCAGACAGAGGCTACGTTCTGGAAACTGGAAAAATAATTCTGGAAGGAACAGGGAAGGAACTGCTTACAAATCCTGAAATTAAGAAGGCTTATCTTGGAGGATAA
- a CDS encoding ABC transporter ATP-binding protein has protein sequence MSLLKTTDLGISFGGLRAVDNVNIEIKEGELVGLIGPNGAGKTTIFNLLTGVYKPTDGDISINQISINKKTTPQIVALGVARTFQNIRLFKELTVLDNVKLALNSSMKYNTFEAIFRLPRFWKEEKEITDKALDLLDIFDMAEMANITAGNLSYGQQRKLEIARALATNPKLLLLDEPAAGMNPNETKELMNTISFIRNKFKIAILLIEHDMDLVMGICERLYVLNFGRIIASGLPDEIQNNKEVIAAYLGE, from the coding sequence ATGTCATTATTAAAAACGACAGATTTGGGAATATCTTTTGGAGGTCTAAGAGCTGTTGATAATGTTAATATTGAAATTAAGGAAGGTGAGCTAGTTGGATTAATTGGTCCAAATGGAGCTGGAAAAACAACAATATTTAACTTGCTGACAGGTGTTTACAAACCTACTGACGGAGATATTTCTATAAATCAGATTAGTATAAATAAAAAAACTACTCCACAGATAGTTGCTTTGGGAGTTGCCAGAACATTTCAAAATATAAGACTGTTTAAGGAATTAACAGTGCTTGACAATGTAAAGCTGGCACTTAACAGCAGTATGAAATATAATACTTTTGAAGCGATTTTTAGACTTCCTAGATTTTGGAAGGAAGAAAAGGAAATAACAGATAAGGCACTTGATTTACTGGATATTTTTGATATGGCTGAAATGGCAAATATTACAGCTGGAAACTTGTCTTATGGACAGCAAAGAAAATTGGAGATAGCAAGAGCTTTGGCAACAAATCCCAAATTATTGCTATTGGATGAACCAGCAGCAGGAATGAATCCAAACGAAACAAAAGAGCTAATGAACACAATCAGCTTTATAAGAAATAAATTTAAAATTGCAATCCTGCTAATCGAGCATGATATGGACTTAGTAATGGGAATTTGTGAAAGACTTTATGTGCTAAATTTTGGGAGAATTATTGCTTCAGGTCTTCCTGATGAGATTCAAAATAATAAGGAAGTTATTGCAGCTTATTTAGGAGAATAA
- a CDS encoding branched-chain amino acid ABC transporter permease, which translates to MEKTNKDVKAKNIDSAEKKHKETKEYKWQNLNYFNKLKVKNYVVTFISIIALYIVLSFTFDPNDAFSYTKGIYINILIFVLFAVSLNITVGLMGQLNLGQAGFIAIGGYSAAFISKILVNYNLPPFLQLILVSLFGGMVAAVFGFLVGGSTLRLRGDYLAIITLAFGEIVKYIIQNLDFLGGATGLNNIPTILDFSNTYFIVVISIIIIAMAMTSRKGKEILSIREDEIAAENIGIGLNRVKLYGFAFSAFFAGVGGSLFAHNIGILTPDKFGFLFSIEILVMVVLGGLGSITGAIIAATILTLLNERLRDVSQFRYLVYAIILISLMIFRPKGIFGTKEFTFAGTKRRINKLRNYRNNKN; encoded by the coding sequence ATGGAAAAAACTAATAAAGATGTAAAAGCAAAAAATATAGATAGTGCAGAAAAAAAGCATAAAGAAACAAAAGAATATAAATGGCAAAATTTGAACTATTTTAACAAATTAAAAGTAAAAAATTATGTTGTTACATTTATTTCAATAATTGCACTTTATATCGTCTTAAGCTTTACTTTTGATCCAAATGATGCTTTCAGTTATACAAAAGGAATATATATAAACATATTAATTTTTGTTTTATTTGCAGTAAGCTTAAACATAACAGTTGGGCTTATGGGACAGCTTAATTTGGGGCAAGCTGGATTTATTGCAATTGGTGGATATTCAGCGGCATTTATTTCAAAAATACTCGTAAATTATAATTTACCGCCATTTTTACAGTTAATACTGGTATCATTGTTTGGAGGGATGGTTGCGGCTGTATTTGGATTTCTTGTTGGTGGAAGTACGCTAAGGTTAAGAGGGGATTATCTTGCAATTATTACTTTAGCATTTGGAGAAATTGTAAAATATATTATTCAAAATCTGGACTTTTTAGGTGGAGCAACTGGACTTAACAATATTCCAACAATTCTAGATTTTTCAAATACATATTTCATTGTAGTTATCTCGATTATTATAATCGCAATGGCAATGACTTCTCGAAAAGGGAAAGAGATTCTGTCAATTAGAGAAGATGAAATTGCGGCAGAAAATATAGGAATCGGCTTAAATCGTGTAAAACTTTATGGATTTGCTTTTTCAGCATTTTTTGCTGGAGTTGGAGGATCGTTATTTGCTCATAATATTGGAATTTTGACACCAGATAAATTTGGATTTTTATTCTCAATAGAAATTCTTGTTATGGTAGTGTTAGGTGGACTTGGAAGTATTACGGGAGCGATTATCGCTGCAACGATTTTGACACTTCTAAATGAAAGATTGAGAGATGTTTCGCAGTTTAGATACTTAGTTTATGCAATTATATTGATTTCATTAATGATTTTCCGTCCAAAAGGAATTTTTGGTACGAAGGAATTTACATTTGCAGGAACAAAGAGAAGAATTAATAAACTTAGAAATTATAGAAATAACAAGAATTAA
- a CDS encoding branched-chain amino acid ABC transporter permease — protein sequence MLKSFIEQTINGLQTGSIYALIALGYTMVYGIVKLINFAHGDILMVGAYATLIAVSNGMPLILAIVLSIILCSIMGVVIDFFAYRPIRNAPKISALITAIGMSFLLESLALIIFGANPKVIDQKYIPAFLSNNNKINLGFLSISMLTIFVIVVTSICMIALNLFIKNTKLGKATRAVSQDTGAAQLMGINVNKTIAITFAIGSGLGALGGALYAIVYPQIEPYMGMLPGLKAFIAAVFGGIGSIPGAMVGGYVLGLLEAYVKGSSLTTWANPIVFGVLILILIFRPNGLFGKNMKEKV from the coding sequence ATGTTAAAGAGCTTTATTGAACAGACTATTAACGGACTGCAGACTGGAAGCATTTATGCCCTTATTGCGTTGGGATATACAATGGTTTATGGTATCGTTAAACTTATAAATTTTGCACATGGAGATATACTTATGGTGGGAGCTTATGCTACACTTATCGCTGTGTCAAATGGAATGCCATTAATACTGGCTATTGTTTTATCAATTATTTTATGTTCTATTATGGGAGTTGTAATTGATTTTTTTGCATATCGTCCAATTAGAAATGCACCTAAAATTTCGGCACTTATTACAGCAATTGGAATGAGCTTTTTGCTAGAAAGTTTGGCACTTATAATATTTGGAGCAAATCCAAAAGTTATTGATCAGAAATATATACCAGCATTTTTATCAAACAACAACAAGATTAATTTAGGATTTTTAAGCATCAGTATGCTTACAATATTTGTAATTGTAGTTACTTCAATTTGTATGATTGCCCTAAATTTATTTATTAAAAATACAAAATTAGGAAAAGCAACAAGAGCAGTTTCGCAGGATACAGGAGCTGCACAGCTTATGGGAATTAATGTAAATAAGACTATTGCCATAACATTTGCAATTGGATCAGGGCTTGGTGCATTGGGTGGAGCATTGTATGCGATTGTTTATCCGCAAATTGAGCCATATATGGGAATGCTGCCAGGATTGAAGGCATTTATTGCGGCTGTATTTGGAGGAATTGGAAGTATTCCAGGAGCTATGGTTGGTGGATATGTCTTAGGACTTCTTGAAGCATATGTAAAAGGCTCATCGCTTACAACTTGGGCAAATCCTATTGTATTTGGTGTACTGATATTAATATTAATTTTTAGACCAAATGGGCTATTTGGAAAGAATATGAAGGAAAAAGTATAA
- a CDS encoding ABC transporter substrate-binding protein, translating into MKKILFLVSLLALFVLSCGAKASKDKNVIKVGVIGALTGNVAQYGTSTINGFKLKVKEINAAGGINGKKIEIVEADSKGDVQEAINAFKKMVSQDKIDIFVGEVTSGPSLAIAPLAQQAKIPMITATGTAFDITKGKDYVFRTTFTDPYQGVVVAKYAKSKGRKNVTVLTNTGSDYSVGLANAFKEQAKKEGIQVKEEQYTADDKDFRALLTKVKGYNPEVIFVPDYYNTIGLILTQAKELGINAQFMGGDGWDGIQTNFGKVANGAVFASQFAPDDPDQNVQKFIAAYKNEYKIDPIIFAALGYDTGTILETALKNVSDLSSKDAIREAIKKFDGTLVTGSLKFDAERNPEKKVTFIEVKDGKLTLKEKF; encoded by the coding sequence ATGAAAAAAATATTATTTTTAGTTTCATTATTGGCATTATTTGTGCTAAGCTGTGGAGCAAAAGCATCTAAGGACAAGAATGTTATAAAAGTTGGTGTTATAGGAGCATTAACTGGAAATGTGGCACAATATGGAACAAGTACAATAAACGGATTTAAATTGAAAGTAAAAGAAATAAATGCCGCTGGTGGAATTAATGGTAAAAAAATTGAAATTGTAGAAGCAGACAGTAAAGGTGATGTACAGGAAGCAATTAATGCATTTAAAAAAATGGTTTCACAAGACAAAATTGACATCTTTGTAGGAGAAGTTACATCTGGACCATCTCTTGCAATTGCACCGCTTGCACAACAAGCTAAAATTCCTATGATTACAGCAACTGGAACTGCATTTGATATTACAAAAGGAAAAGATTATGTATTTAGAACTACATTTACAGATCCTTATCAAGGTGTTGTTGTTGCAAAATATGCAAAATCAAAAGGACGTAAAAATGTTACAGTTTTAACAAATACAGGAAGTGATTATTCTGTAGGGCTTGCAAATGCATTTAAGGAACAAGCTAAAAAAGAAGGAATTCAAGTAAAAGAAGAACAATATACTGCTGATGACAAAGACTTTAGAGCATTACTTACAAAAGTAAAAGGATATAATCCTGAAGTAATTTTCGTACCTGATTACTACAACACAATTGGATTAATCTTGACACAAGCAAAAGAACTTGGAATAAACGCTCAATTTATGGGTGGAGATGGATGGGATGGAATCCAGACTAACTTTGGAAAAGTTGCAAATGGAGCAGTTTTCGCAAGTCAGTTTGCACCAGACGATCCTGATCAAAATGTACAAAAATTCATTGCTGCATACAAAAATGAATATAAAATAGATCCAATTATTTTCGCTGCTTTAGGATATGATACAGGAACTATTTTAGAAACAGCATTAAAAAATGTTTCTGACTTGTCTTCAAAAGATGCTATAAGAGAAGCAATCAAAAAATTTGACGGTACTTTAGTTACTGGTTCATTAAAATTTGATGCAGAAAGAAATCCTGAGAAAAAAGTTACATTTATTGAAGTGAAAGACGGAAAACTTACATTGAAGGAAAAATTCTAG
- a CDS encoding ABC transporter substrate-binding protein has protein sequence MKKIFLMMLLVTAFIVGCGKKSTDGNVIKIGVIAPLTGNYAQYGTAVKEGVELKVDAINNAGGINGKKIELVIADSKGDVQESVNAFKKMVSQDKVSVVIGEVVSATSQAISGLAQQAKVPLISATATSLDVTKGKDYVFRTTFTDPYQGTATAKYAKAKGVKSIAILTNSSNDYSVGIANAFKEQAKKDGITITEEKYTNDDKDFKAILTKVKGQNPQAIFIPDYYNTIGLIISQAKDLGITAQYFGGDGWDGIQTNFGAVAEGAIFASQFSPEDKAENVQKFMKDYQAKFHKEPIMFAALGYDTVEIVEAALKSAKDLTGPSIKEAMNGVSGIDLITGKLKFDADRNPEKAVTFIEVKGGKLTLKEKF, from the coding sequence ATGAAAAAAATATTTCTGATGATGTTATTAGTCACGGCATTTATTGTTGGCTGTGGGAAAAAATCAACTGATGGAAATGTTATAAAAATAGGAGTTATTGCACCGCTTACTGGAAATTATGCACAATACGGAACTGCAGTAAAAGAAGGTGTTGAACTTAAAGTTGATGCCATTAATAATGCAGGTGGAATTAATGGAAAAAAAATTGAGCTTGTCATTGCGGATAGCAAAGGAGACGTTCAGGAATCAGTGAATGCATTTAAAAAAATGGTTTCACAGGATAAAGTGAGTGTTGTAATTGGAGAAGTTGTATCAGCTACATCACAAGCTATTTCAGGACTTGCACAGCAAGCAAAAGTACCTTTGATTTCAGCAACTGCTACAAGTCTTGATGTCACAAAAGGAAAAGATTATGTATTTAGAACTACATTTACAGATCCTTATCAAGGAACTGCTACTGCAAAATATGCAAAAGCTAAAGGTGTAAAATCAATTGCAATTTTAACAAATTCTTCAAATGATTATTCTGTAGGAATTGCAAACGCATTTAAAGAACAAGCTAAAAAAGATGGAATAACTATTACTGAAGAAAAATATACAAATGATGATAAAGATTTTAAAGCGATTTTAACAAAAGTAAAAGGACAAAATCCACAAGCTATCTTCATACCTGATTATTACAATACAATTGGATTAATTATTTCTCAAGCAAAAGATTTGGGAATAACAGCTCAATATTTTGGTGGAGATGGATGGGACGGAATTCAGACTAACTTTGGAGCAGTTGCAGAAGGAGCAATTTTTGCAAGCCAATTTTCTCCAGAAGATAAAGCTGAAAATGTTCAGAAATTTATGAAAGATTACCAAGCTAAGTTCCATAAAGAACCAATAATGTTTGCCGCACTTGGATATGACACAGTGGAAATTGTGGAAGCTGCATTGAAATCAGCAAAAGATTTGACAGGGCCATCTATAAAAGAAGCTATGAATGGAGTTAGTGGAATTGATCTTATAACTGGAAAATTAAAATTTGATGCAGATAGAAATCCTGAAAAAGCAGTTACATTTATTGAGGTAAAGGGTGGAAAACTTACATTAAAAGAAAAATTTTAA
- a CDS encoding outer membrane beta-barrel protein, whose product MKKTLIGLFLVLGAASFADAGKIEAKGGLDLGGKYHYGQNYKNQKTKNSSGEIGVEYRNEVVPGLELGGGTAFQFHKDLKDKVSGQNLKNYNSIPVYGTAKYTFDTQTTVKPYVKGDLGYSFNNGDHDYGRLGKYKAEGGLYYGVGGGINVNNVNVELMYKENKGKYEYEGPLGVKSKYNANYGRVSLGVGYDFNLGN is encoded by the coding sequence ATGAAAAAGACATTAATTGGTTTATTTTTAGTTTTAGGAGCAGCTTCATTCGCAGATGCTGGAAAAATTGAAGCAAAAGGTGGATTAGATTTAGGTGGTAAATACCATTATGGACAAAACTACAAAAATCAAAAAACTAAAAACAGTTCTGGAGAAATTGGAGTTGAGTATAGAAACGAAGTAGTTCCAGGATTAGAATTAGGAGGAGGGACTGCATTCCAATTCCACAAAGATTTAAAAGATAAAGTTTCAGGACAAAACTTGAAAAACTATAATTCAATACCTGTATATGGAACAGCTAAATATACATTTGATACACAAACTACTGTTAAACCTTATGTTAAAGGTGACTTAGGATATTCATTCAATAATGGAGATCATGATTATGGTAGATTAGGTAAATATAAAGCAGAAGGTGGACTTTACTACGGTGTAGGTGGAGGAATCAACGTCAACAACGTAAATGTGGAACTTATGTATAAAGAAAATAAAGGTAAATATGAATACGAAGGACCTTTAGGTGTTAAATCTAAATATAATGCTAACTACGGAAGAGTATCTCTTGGTGTAGGTTATGATTTCAATTTAGGAAATTAA
- the ricT gene encoding PSP1 family protein — protein MNIINIKFRKTKKVYPFMINETENYKKGDYVLVDTIRGEQIGIVLGVALNKENSEQNDLKIREVKRKLSKKEIEKLSELDKKADDAYFKCKKIVKKLLPEMNLVIGEYTFDESKLIFYFTANNRLDFRELVKEVNKTFKKRVEFYQIKTNDEGRILSAFGKYGREIYW, from the coding sequence ATGAATATAATAAATATAAAATTTAGAAAAACGAAAAAAGTTTATCCGTTTATGATAAATGAAACAGAGAATTATAAAAAAGGGGATTATGTTCTTGTAGACACAATCCGTGGAGAACAGATAGGAATAGTTTTAGGAGTTGCATTAAATAAAGAAAATAGTGAACAGAATGATTTGAAAATTAGAGAAGTTAAAAGAAAATTATCAAAAAAGGAAATAGAAAAATTATCTGAGTTAGATAAAAAAGCTGATGATGCATATTTTAAGTGTAAAAAAATTGTTAAAAAACTTCTTCCTGAAATGAATCTTGTTATTGGTGAATATACATTTGATGAAAGTAAGTTAATATTCTATTTTACAGCGAACAATAGGCTTGATTTTAGAGAACTAGTAAAGGAAGTGAATAAAACTTTTAAAAAACGGGTAGAGTTTTATCAAATTAAAACAAATGATGAAGGTAGAATTTTATCTGCTTTTGGAAAATATGGAAGAGAAATATATTGGTAG
- the radC gene encoding RadC family protein — translation MRGSKIELVLEQDMAEEQEKGHRERLRQRFLSTGTKGFLDYELLELLLTYTVIRKNCRGIAKSLLKKYGDLYTILKQPEEELRKNKYMTERAIVFFKLLFEIIESELYKKVHNKKITLSSNIKLLNYLKFSLLNRDVEVFKVLFLNTQNELLKEEELFYGTIDKSTVYIRELVKKILEYNAKAVILVHNHPSGSLRPSESDILLTKKVKEVFESLEIRLLDHLIISEKGYFSFLEGGIL, via the coding sequence ATGAGGGGGAGTAAAATAGAGTTAGTATTGGAACAAGATATGGCCGAAGAGCAGGAAAAAGGGCATAGAGAAAGGTTAAGGCAACGTTTTTTATCTACTGGGACAAAAGGTTTTTTGGATTATGAACTTTTGGAATTGTTGCTAACCTATACAGTTATTAGAAAAAATTGTAGAGGAATCGCTAAGAGCCTCTTAAAGAAATACGGTGATTTATATACGATTTTAAAACAGCCGGAAGAAGAATTGCGAAAAAATAAATATATGACTGAGAGAGCAATTGTATTTTTTAAACTTTTATTTGAAATTATAGAAAGTGAACTTTATAAAAAAGTACATAATAAAAAAATTACATTGTCAAGTAATATTAAATTATTGAATTATTTAAAATTTTCTCTTTTAAATAGAGATGTTGAAGTGTTTAAAGTATTATTTCTGAATACTCAAAATGAATTGCTGAAGGAAGAGGAGCTATTTTATGGGACGATTGATAAAAGTACAGTTTATATTCGTGAATTAGTAAAAAAAATTTTAGAATATAATGCAAAAGCAGTGATTTTAGTACATAATCATCCATCAGGCTCTTTGAGACCATCAGAATCTGATATTTTATTGACAAAAAAAGTAAAGGAAGTTTTTGAAAGTCTGGAAATACGTTTGCTTGATCATTTAATAATAAGCGAGAAAGGATATTTTAGCTTTTTAGAAGGTGGGATATTATGA
- a CDS encoding alpha-amylase family glycosyl hydrolase, translating into MGYKIIIYKDNKFYKEENLKQNWENFIYKWGNVESGSYFFEIKDEESGTISGVTYSHTAPFAKRFEAVVDENLLPKSITGFQKGIDIYVEYSPSKKIFSLTKMKFYRMNLDIADFGLEKADKVEIAGNFNNWKPDTEPIHHFEGTNYKVVLASPEGVYEYKYLIDGKWYPQNENRKLVIGENGALFPQGDFGTGKFVYEAIDKNTDLKAIVHDYNSLQYFNKLSDSEYEFKIRTQMNDVERAYVSVVLHEEDNYEMIYELERYQDKTNGFDYFERIINFGKEAKKLLYYFILEDNGSRAYFNGETLSYSKPKRLIVNTTSKDIQLFDVPNWAKEAIWYNIFPDRFYNGNHYNDPIFNEFGPEAFKPNRLHEQNFVEEYKWEKSNNVLSQFDRNRWTADFREQVIWEKLGEREIDYSLKYARMYGGDLQGIKEKIPYMKELGINAVWLNPVFFSYQNHKYGANDFRHISPDFGTIKTSGKTHGVEINKNNKYGNKSYVDVLRNKASTSSELKLLQVNLNGENRGKNGYGETEDPSTWVWTESDLIMVDLIKEFHKNGIRVIFDGVFNHSSNEHWTFNMVLADGENSKYKDWYKFTDFGEHIPITDEMNEEQAFETLIANRKRTAYNAWAGFDSLPEFNTFNQEYKEYIFNITRKWMYGPDGKESENWMDDDGIDGWRLDVPNCLENQNFWNEWREVVKGSKKDSYITAELWGNASADINGGNKFDTVMNYEWLKTVIGFFINQSHEGGVRYKLKAQDFFNELREKRTWYPYQALQASQNLNGSHDTDRLYSRIVNDVLGRNLEEGKQLEKGYNGIRPDLASNYHPNTTIDWRNSLIKPKDILKLISIFQMTYIGAPMLFYGDEVGMWGATDPYCRKPMLWNEFLYDDEKNPSHVNQNEIYEQKVDRDLFEWYKKLIKIRLENKTLVYGKFREVFADNERDIIAYERVIEDHSIIVIINNSFNSCENIEFETNYQDERFIDLVTEGRTFRTSSAGKIKLDLKAKEGMILRKVRIDGDYE; encoded by the coding sequence ATGGGCTATAAAATTATAATTTATAAAGATAATAAATTCTACAAGGAAGAGAATTTAAAACAAAATTGGGAAAATTTTATATATAAATGGGGAAATGTCGAGTCAGGAAGTTATTTTTTTGAAATAAAGGATGAGGAAAGTGGAACAATAAGCGGTGTGACTTATAGTCATACAGCACCTTTTGCAAAAAGATTTGAGGCAGTAGTGGATGAAAACTTGCTGCCAAAATCAATAACTGGATTTCAAAAAGGAATAGATATTTATGTAGAATATTCTCCCTCAAAAAAGATATTTTCATTAACTAAAATGAAATTTTACAGAATGAATTTGGATATTGCTGATTTTGGACTAGAAAAGGCGGATAAAGTTGAAATTGCAGGTAACTTTAATAATTGGAAGCCTGATACAGAACCTATCCATCATTTTGAAGGAACAAACTATAAAGTAGTACTTGCTTCGCCTGAAGGAGTTTATGAATATAAATATCTGATTGATGGAAAATGGTATCCTCAGAATGAAAATAGAAAACTGGTTATTGGAGAAAATGGAGCATTGTTTCCACAAGGAGATTTTGGAACTGGAAAATTTGTGTATGAAGCAATAGATAAAAATACTGATTTGAAGGCGATAGTACATGATTATAACAGTTTGCAATATTTTAATAAATTGTCGGATAGTGAATATGAATTTAAAATAAGAACTCAGATGAACGATGTGGAACGTGCCTATGTTAGTGTAGTTCTACATGAGGAAGATAATTATGAGATGATTTATGAACTAGAAAGATATCAGGATAAGACAAATGGATTTGATTATTTTGAAAGGATAATAAATTTTGGTAAAGAAGCTAAAAAGCTCTTGTATTATTTTATTCTTGAAGATAATGGCTCAAGAGCATATTTTAACGGAGAAACATTGAGCTATAGCAAACCAAAGAGATTGATTGTGAATACGACTTCTAAGGATATACAGCTATTTGATGTACCAAACTGGGCAAAAGAGGCAATCTGGTACAATATTTTCCCAGACAGATTTTACAATGGAAATCATTATAATGATCCAATTTTTAATGAATTTGGACCAGAAGCATTTAAGCCAAATAGACTTCACGAACAGAATTTTGTAGAAGAATATAAATGGGAAAAAAGTAACAATGTGCTTAGTCAGTTTGATAGAAACAGATGGACTGCTGACTTTAGGGAACAGGTAATTTGGGAAAAACTAGGTGAGCGTGAAATTGATTACAGTTTGAAATATGCTAGAATGTATGGTGGAGATTTGCAGGGAATAAAAGAAAAAATACCATATATGAAGGAATTGGGAATTAATGCAGTATGGCTAAATCCAGTATTTTTCTCATATCAAAACCATAAATATGGAGCAAATGACTTTAGACATATTTCACCAGACTTTGGAACGATAAAGACAAGTGGAAAAACTCATGGCGTGGAAATTAATAAAAACAATAAATATGGGAATAAGTCGTATGTAGATGTACTTAGAAATAAGGCTTCGACAAGTAGTGAGCTAAAACTTCTGCAAGTAAACCTGAATGGTGAAAATCGTGGGAAAAATGGTTATGGGGAAACAGAAGATCCATCAACTTGGGTTTGGACAGAATCAGATTTGATAATGGTAGATTTGATAAAGGAATTTCATAAAAATGGTATCCGTGTAATTTTTGACGGGGTTTTTAATCATAGCAGCAATGAACACTGGACATTTAATATGGTGCTTGCGGATGGCGAAAATTCTAAATACAAGGACTGGTATAAATTTACAGATTTTGGAGAACATATCCCAATAACAGATGAAATGAATGAAGAGCAGGCATTTGAAACTTTAATTGCAAACAGAAAGAGAACTGCTTACAACGCTTGGGCAGGATTTGATTCGCTTCCTGAATTTAACACATTTAATCAGGAGTACAAGGAATACATTTTCAATATTACAAGAAAATGGATGTATGGGCCTGACGGAAAAGAAAGTGAAAACTGGATGGATGATGACGGGATTGACGGATGGCGGCTAGATGTACCAAATTGTCTTGAAAATCAGAATTTCTGGAATGAATGGCGTGAGGTTGTAAAGGGTAGCAAAAAAGATTCATACATAACTGCTGAACTTTGGGGAAATGCTTCGGCCGATATTAATGGTGGAAATAAATTTGACACTGTAATGAATTACGAATGGTTAAAAACAGTCATTGGCTTCTTCATAAATCAAAGCCATGAAGGTGGAGTAAGATATAAACTGAAAGCACAGGATTTTTTCAATGAACTTAGAGAAAAACGAACTTGGTATCCATATCAGGCGTTGCAGGCGAGCCAGAACTTAAACGGTTCACACGATACCGACAGGCTTTATTCAAGAATTGTAAATGATGTGCTTGGAAGAAATCTGGAGGAAGGAAAACAGCTGGAAAAAGGATATAACGGAATTCGTCCAGATTTAGCTTCAAATTATCATCCAAACACAACAATAGACTGGCGAAACAGTTTAATTAAGCCAAAAGATATACTAAAATTAATTTCAATATTCCAAATGACTTATATTGGAGCACCAATGCTGTTTTATGGTGACGAAGTGGGAATGTGGGGAGCAACAGACCCATATTGCCGAAAGCCGATGTTATGGAATGAATTTTTATATGATGATGAAAAAAATCCGTCTCATGTTAACCAAAACGAAATTTATGAGCAAAAAGTCGACCGTGATTTATTTGAATGGTATAAAAAATTAATAAAAATCCGTCTTGAAAATAAAACACTTGTTTATGGTAAGTTTAGAGAAGTGTTTGCTGACAACGAAAGAGACATAATTGCATATGAAAGAGTAATTGAGGATCATTCGATTATTGTTATAATAAATAATTCATTTAACAGCTGCGAAAATATCGAATTTGAGACAAATTATCAGGATGAGAGATTTATTGATCTGGTAACAGAAGGCAGAACATTCAGAACAAGTTCAGCTGGAAAAATCAAGTTGGATTTAAAAGCCAAGGAAGGGATGATTTTGCGAAAAGTTAGGATAGATGGAGATTATGAATAA